One window of the Archangium primigenium genome contains the following:
- a CDS encoding DUF2062 domain-containing protein, which yields MKRKLRRVRVRLMRGAGAPSEIAGGMALGLFVALLPVLGLQLPLALLLAEVLRRLAHLHLSRVAAAAGVWLTNPLTAAPLYGLCYVVGRPFARWLLPASPSATARDAGGLDLAALSGPEALSVVTSLIVGAVLLGVPVAWLGYRITYGMVSRQHARRQERRARRVRPATLVAST from the coding sequence GTGAAGAGGAAGCTGCGCCGGGTTCGGGTGCGGCTGATGCGGGGCGCGGGCGCCCCGTCGGAGATCGCCGGGGGCATGGCGCTCGGGTTGTTCGTCGCGCTGCTGCCCGTGCTGGGTCTGCAATTGCCGCTGGCGCTGCTGCTCGCCGAGGTGCTGCGGCGGCTCGCCCACCTGCACCTGTCTCGGGTCGCCGCCGCCGCGGGCGTGTGGCTCACCAATCCGCTCACCGCCGCGCCGCTCTACGGCCTGTGCTACGTCGTGGGCCGTCCGTTCGCGCGCTGGCTGCTGCCCGCGTCCCCCTCCGCCACGGCGCGTGACGCGGGGGGGTTGGATCTGGCCGCGCTGTCCGGTCCCGAGGCGCTCTCGGTGGTGACGAGCCTCATCGTGGGCGCCGTGCTGCTGGGCGTGCCCGTCGCGTGGCTGGGCTACCGCATCACCTACGGCATGGTGTCGCGGCAGCACGCCCGCCGGCAGGAGCGCCGCGCACGCCGGGTGCGTCCCGCGACGCTCGTCGCGAGCACCTGA
- a CDS encoding metallophosphoesterase, translating to MQASSPSPAARTQAPPVPGTMLLMLLVMLGLVAGLHVYLGLRLIAAPALPAPWGALGWTALALGFFSLPAAMASTRMRSSWVEQVLHWGGMLWMGAFGLLLVATAAGDVVGWVWHLTGTAPEGVAWARLEALAVVGVVVPALAIAFRTARAPARVERVTVPVVGLGEGLSGLRVVQLSDIHIGPTLDRRFMRRVVAQVNALQPDLVAVTGDLVDGSVARLRDEVAPLADLEAPLGVYYVTGNHEYYHGGAAWSAEVARLGLTVLHNSHRVVERGGARLTVAGVPDLEGGRMDAEHACRPDVALAGAPEGVPRLLLAHQPRVALRAGGLGVDLQLSGHTHGGQLFPFMAFVKLQQPVIQGLATVAGVRVYTHRGTGYWGPPLRLGPSPEIAELTLVRASPGASSSKN from the coding sequence GTGCAGGCCTCATCCCCCTCTCCCGCCGCGCGCACCCAGGCCCCCCCGGTCCCCGGGACGATGCTGCTGATGCTGCTGGTCATGCTGGGCCTCGTGGCGGGGTTGCACGTGTACCTCGGACTGCGGCTCATCGCGGCCCCCGCGCTGCCCGCGCCCTGGGGGGCCCTCGGCTGGACGGCCCTGGCCCTGGGCTTCTTCTCCCTGCCGGCGGCCATGGCGTCCACGCGCATGCGCTCCTCCTGGGTCGAGCAGGTGCTGCACTGGGGCGGCATGCTCTGGATGGGCGCGTTCGGCCTGCTGCTCGTGGCCACGGCCGCGGGGGACGTCGTGGGGTGGGTGTGGCACCTGACCGGCACGGCGCCCGAGGGGGTGGCCTGGGCCCGGCTCGAGGCGCTGGCGGTGGTGGGCGTGGTGGTGCCGGCGCTCGCCATCGCCTTTCGCACGGCGCGCGCCCCGGCCCGGGTGGAGCGGGTGACGGTGCCCGTGGTGGGCCTGGGCGAGGGGCTGAGCGGCCTGCGGGTGGTGCAGTTGTCCGACATCCACATTGGCCCCACCCTGGACCGGCGCTTCATGCGGCGGGTGGTGGCGCAGGTCAACGCGCTGCAGCCGGACCTGGTGGCGGTGACGGGGGACCTGGTGGACGGGAGTGTCGCGCGGCTGCGCGACGAGGTGGCGCCGCTCGCGGACCTCGAGGCCCCGCTGGGCGTCTACTACGTCACCGGCAACCACGAGTACTACCACGGGGGCGCGGCCTGGAGCGCCGAGGTGGCCCGGCTGGGGCTCACCGTGCTGCACAACAGCCACCGGGTGGTGGAGCGTGGCGGGGCGCGGCTCACGGTGGCGGGCGTGCCGGACCTGGAGGGCGGGCGCATGGACGCGGAGCACGCCTGCCGGCCGGACGTGGCGCTCGCGGGGGCACCCGAGGGGGTTCCCCGGCTGCTGCTCGCGCACCAGCCCCGCGTGGCCCTGCGCGCGGGCGGCCTGGGCGTGGATCTGCAGCTGTCCGGTCACACCCATGGCGGCCAGCTCTTTCCCTTCATGGCCTTCGTGAAGCTGCAGCAGCCCGTCATCCAGGGACTGGCCACCGTGGCCGGGGTGCGCGTCTACACCCACCGGGGCACCGGCTACTGGGGCCCGCCGCTGCGCCTGGGGCCCTCGCCGGAGATCGCCGAGTTGACGCTCGTCCGTGCGTCGCCGGGTGCTTCGTCCTCCAAGAACTAG